CGAGCCGGAGGAGGGGCCCCGCTTCGTGCCCGACACCTTCCTCCGCGTGCCCAGGCGCTGGAACCCCTGAAGCGACCGGATTGCATTCGTAATATGGCAGAGAAGGTGAAGTTCAGCGTGAGCATCGATGCCGAGCTCGGGAAGGCGCTGCGGCAGTTCGCCGCCGCCGAGGACGAGCAGATCTCCTCGGTGATCAGCCGAGCCCTGGAGCAGTACCTGGACGACCGCCGCCTGATCCGCGCGGGCCTGCGGGCGATGGCGGACTACGAGACGGAGTACGGGCCGTTCTCCGAGGAGGAGACGGCCGAGGCGGACGCCCGGGTGGCGGGCCTCTTCGGGCGATCCGGTGAGGAACGGCGCACCGCATGAGTCACGTGGTCTACGACAGCGGCGCGCTGATCGCCGCCGCGAAGAACGACCGGCGGTTTCTCGGTCGCCACAAGGCGTTGCTGCTGGGCGGGCACATCCCACTGGTCCCGGCGGGTGTGCTGGCGCAGTGCTGGGACGGGCGTGCTTCGGCGGCGATGCTGCACCGGACGCTGAGCGGCTGCCGGGTGACTCCGTTGACGGAGTCCGGGGCGAAGGCGGCAGCCGTGCTCTGCCACCGGAACAAGACCTCCGACGTCATCGACGCCACCGTCGTCCTCGCCTCCATCGCCTACGACGACGCCCCCATCCTCACGGACGACCTGGGCGACATCCGCGCCCTGGCCGCCTGCGCGGGCCGGGAGCGGATCCACGTGGAGTGCCCGTGAGCGCCGCCGTCCGGCCCGGAAGCGAGCCCGGGCCGGACGGCACGCGTCAGGAAAGCGCCGTGGGGTCCGGCCGGGTCGCGAAGAAGGTGGTGGCCTGGCGGCCCGCGAAGGGCGCGCGCCAGTCGCCGGTGCCCGGGTAGAAGTACTGCTCGGCGTAGGTTCCGCCGGCGTACAGATCGGGGTGCCCGTCGTGGTTGGCGTCGCCGATGCCCACGGTGTCGCCGTACGCGTCCCAGCCGCCGCCGATCCGGGTGCGGGCGGCGAAGGTGCCGTCGCCCTTGCCGAGGTGGAGCCAGAGGACACCGGAGGTGTCGCGGGCAATCAGGTCCCCGGTCTCGGCGCCGCCGATGTCGCCCGTCGCGGTGATCTGGTTGTAGACGCCGTAGCCCGTACCCGCCTTGATCCGCCCGGCGAAGGGCGCGCGCCAGTCACCGGTGCCCTTGTAGAGCCACAGGGTGCCGTCCTTGTCGGTGGCCAGCAGGTCGGCCTTGCCGTCGTTGGTGACGTCGCTTCCCGCGGCGATCTCGTCGTAGACGCCCCAGCCTCCGCCGACGCGGCTGCGGGTGGCGAAGGTGCCGTCACCGTTGCCGAGGTAGAGCCAGAGCACGCCCTCCTTGTCGCGGGCGACGAGGTCACCGGTGGCCGCGCCACCGATGTCACCGGTGGCCTCAGTACGGTCGTAGGTGTTCCAGCCGCCGCCGACGAGTACGTCGGTGCCGGAGATCAGCTTGCCCTCCCCGTCGAGGCGTTCGAGGTAGGAGTCCGAGCGCCACATGCGGCCCGAAGCGTCCCGTGCCAGGAGGTCGGGGCTGCCGTTGTCGGTGAAGTCGTGCGGCGCGGCGGCCGAGCGGACGACCCTGAACGTACCGGTCTCGGTCAGCGCCGGGCCGATGCCGTTGATCGGCCGGGCCGAGATCTCCCACGTGTAGTCGCCGTTGGGGGCGCTGATCGGCTCGGAGCCGAGGTCGCCCGACCAGACGAAGCCGAAATCCGGCGACGAGGTGTCGGATATCCCCACCGTGGTGGTCTCGCGGGTACGGATGTGGCGCAGGGTCACCCTCCCCTCCACATTGTTCCTGGAGAGTGTCCACCGGAAATCGAAGAGGCCGGAGTCGCGGCTGAGGTCCACAACGTCGGGGACGTTGTGGCCGGCCAGGGTGAGCTTCGTCGGCTCTCCGGTGCGCGCCACGAGGGTCGTCGTGGGTTCCCCGCCGTTCACGCCGGGCGAGAAGCGGTAGAGCCCCTCGCCTTCGGCGACGGTGCCGCCGCGGAGGTAGAGCGTGCCGTCGGGGGAGGCCTCGGCGGAGGTGAAGTGGTCCAGGAGCTTGGTGTCCACCTTGCGCTTCAGGTCGTGGGCCACCGGGGCGTGGAGCGAGCTCGGCCAGTCGGCGGTGAGCCCGAAACGCTCACCGAACACGAGGTGGTCGCCCTGGAGCCCGATCTCGATCTGGGGTGTGCGCACGGTCATGAGCGGGACCCGCTGGGTCTCCCCGGTGGCACGGGTACGGACCACCACGCTCGGCGGAATCTCGCCCCCACCGCCGTCGACCCAGGCCACGTACGTGGCGGAGACGGCGATGTCCCCGGTGCCCGCGGGCCGGGTCGACCGGCCGGTTTCGGTCACGGCACCGGTCGCGAGGTCGATCAGGCCCCAGTACCGCACGGACGCACCGGTGCTGTAGGTGACAAGGGCGTGGGCGGACGTGCCCGGCCGGACGCTGAGTCCGCTCGCGTCGGCCGGGAGGCCGGTCACCGCGACGGACGCGGCGCCCCTGGTGTGCATGCGCAGGCCGGGGGCCTCCGTGGCCCTGGAATCCGTACTGAAGACCGCCTGGCCCGCGGCACCCGCGTAACGGACACCGGCGGCATGATCGAGAGGGAGGCGGAAGACCTCCTGGCCGGTCGCCAGGTCCCGCAGCTCGATGTGGACGAGATCTGAGTGCACGGCGGCCAGATCGCCGTACCCGGTGGCCAGGACGGAGGCCGAGGAGGGCAGGTCGGACACGGCGCCGTCCGACGCCCGCACCCACGAGTGGCCGCCCGTCGCGCTGTCCAGCGTCAGGTAGCCCGAAGCCGTGGCTCCGACGATCCTGTGGCCGGTCGGGAACGCGATGACGGACTCGGCTGCCGGCTGGGCCTGCGTCCCGGCGGCCCGAGCCGTCCCGCCCGGAGACAAAGCGTCCGGAGCCGCGACGGCTGCGCCGGTGATCCCGGCGGTGACGGCGAGGACGGCGGCGACGGCGGTCGCGAGCCGATGTCTGGACGATCGTGCGTGAGACAAGGTGGTGATCCTCCCCGGG
The Streptomyces sp. NBC_01723 genome window above contains:
- a CDS encoding FG-GAP repeat domain-containing protein; amino-acid sequence: MSHARSSRHRLATAVAAVLAVTAGITGAAVAAPDALSPGGTARAAGTQAQPAAESVIAFPTGHRIVGATASGYLTLDSATGGHSWVRASDGAVSDLPSSASVLATGYGDLAAVHSDLVHIELRDLATGQEVFRLPLDHAAGVRYAGAAGQAVFSTDSRATEAPGLRMHTRGAASVAVTGLPADASGLSVRPGTSAHALVTYSTGASVRYWGLIDLATGAVTETGRSTRPAGTGDIAVSATYVAWVDGGGGEIPPSVVVRTRATGETQRVPLMTVRTPQIEIGLQGDHLVFGERFGLTADWPSSLHAPVAHDLKRKVDTKLLDHFTSAEASPDGTLYLRGGTVAEGEGLYRFSPGVNGGEPTTTLVARTGEPTKLTLAGHNVPDVVDLSRDSGLFDFRWTLSRNNVEGRVTLRHIRTRETTTVGISDTSSPDFGFVWSGDLGSEPISAPNGDYTWEISARPINGIGPALTETGTFRVVRSAAAPHDFTDNGSPDLLARDASGRMWRSDSYLERLDGEGKLISGTDVLVGGGWNTYDRTEATGDIGGAATGDLVARDKEGVLWLYLGNGDGTFATRSRVGGGWGVYDEIAAGSDVTNDGKADLLATDKDGTLWLYKGTGDWRAPFAGRIKAGTGYGVYNQITATGDIGGAETGDLIARDTSGVLWLHLGKGDGTFAARTRIGGGWDAYGDTVGIGDANHDGHPDLYAGGTYAEQYFYPGTGDWRAPFAGRQATTFFATRPDPTALS
- a CDS encoding twitching motility protein PilT, whose amino-acid sequence is MSHVVYDSGALIAAAKNDRRFLGRHKALLLGGHIPLVPAGVLAQCWDGRASAAMLHRTLSGCRVTPLTESGAKAAAVLCHRNKTSDVIDATVVLASIAYDDAPILTDDLGDIRALAACAGRERIHVECP